The DNA region CTATCTATCTTCATTCTGTGCTTTGTCATCTGAggataaaaatttgaaattatgCTTCAGGTATAGTTTTGCCGGCCCTCAAGCCAGCTGAAAGATGTTTGTCTCATTGTTTCAGAAAATGCTGCAAAAGTAATACAGTCACATTTCAGACAGTCAGTGCAGCGACGCAAGTATTTGAGGATGAAGAATGCGGTTTGTATCTTGCAAGCTGCAATACAAGCATGGCTGAGGCTAAAGAAGGAACCATCAATTCAGTTCTTTGGTTCTCGGGCATATTTGGAATCCCTATGCGGTATATGCTTATTTCTTTTGTTTCCCTTTTGCTCCATTACTAGATgttaaaattttaatcatttattatTGCTACAAAAGGAACAGGTATAAGGAGCCGTtcagaaaatttggaaaaacatgCAGCCTTTGTGACTGATAGACATGCTTTTCTTAAGTTGAGAAGATCAGTAATAATCATCCAGCGTGCCGCAAGAGACTGCATTTCTCGAAAACATGTGACTGGAAACGCATTGCCGCAAGATCTGTCCACTCCAACTTTCATTGATGCAGCCATTGTCATACAAAAGTGTATTCGTGGGTGGATAGCAAGGTCTTCTCTTGTAAACACACAACAATCTCCCGAAGTTCCTAAAGAATGTGAAGATTATATTCAGCATATAAATGCTGAGGTAACAGTCCAACATGCTTCAAAGGAATATAAATTAAGCAGCTCTGTACCCAGTCAACACCTTGCAGCAACTAAAATTCAAAGTCACTATCGTGGATGGTTAATGAGAAAGAATTTTGTGTATCAGAAGCAAGCAGCAATAAAAATACAGAGCATTTTCCGATCTGCAAGATGCTTGAGGGAgtttcattcatacaaacaggaAACTCTGTCAGTGATTACAATCCAGGCTTATATCCGCAAATGGATGGCTAAAAGAGACTTTTATAGGCATAAATCTCAAATTATTTTGATTCAGGTAAATATTTCTTGAAATATTAGAGACTTAAGCATAGATTgattcatttttctttacttctGTGACAGGATCGATGTTGACCTGCCGTATATTGTACTTGAGTAGTTGATTACACCTTTGATTTGGTGCCCCAGGCTTATTAAGTGACTCAATTTGAAAGTACACCCAGTTGAGTTCGACATCTTGTCAGGACTTAGGTGGTGTAGcttctctttttcatgtatTTGCTTTGTGTTTTCTGTTAGTTGTATCCTGGATCCTTCCAGGAATCATCAATCACATAAGGGGCAGGGTTCCAAAATGTTTGTGACACAAGTCAAAATGTAGAATCTTAGGTCATTTCCTTTCATGAGCAGATtgtatttctaaatatagttGAATCATTAGCCTAGCGGATAGGCTGTGTTTCTTCAGGCTTAAATAGCGTGTTTGCACCAGTTCGGATGAGGAGACATGTAGATAGACAAACCAGAAGCATTATAAGCTTATCTAAGAAGATATGGAGTACATAAACCATTTGTATTTCTAAACATTGTTTCTTTAATTTGGCAAAAATGTTGTAAGTGCAATACCTTGTTTTCACACTTCTTGCCGCTTTTACTTCCATACTTTGCAGACAGCCAATTGTTGTGTCAGTTTTGGCCTCTGTATTGTTAAACCTTTATGTTACCCCTACATTAACTACTCTAACAAGGATTGCATATAGCATCTCATGCAACTTTATCATGATATGTCGTTGTACCAGAGCCATTGTCGTGGCTGGTTGACAAGGAAAAAGCTGCTCATTGAAAAAGAGGCTGCTATAAGGATTCAAACTGTAGTTCGAAGCCTGAAATACCGGAAAACATTCCTTCGTCAAAAGCATGCCACTTTGGAAATACAACGGTTTGCAAGAGGAGCCACTACTAGAAAGAGGCTTCTAGGTAGGtgccttcatttttcatcacaaGTTTCATTATTTACTCTTCTTATtcctgcctataatcaatgcatgGTATCCAGGGGCCTCTTGCTACCGTAACGTCTCAAAATTAGGTTACCAAACTCTTGAACTTAAATTACTACTGCAAGCTGTAGTAAAGTTGCAAAGGTGGTGGAGAGGTAAATTGCTTCATGAACAGAGAACAAAAGCAGCAGTTGTCATCCAGTCGCATGTCCTAGGATGGATTGCCCGGCAAAGTGTTTCAAGAAATAAGGAACGATTACTGCAAGCAGTAATAAAGTTGCAAAGGTGGTGGAGAGGTAAATTGCTTCATGAACAGAGAACAAAAGCAGCAGTTGTCATCCAATCGCATGTCCAAGGATGGATAGCCCGAAAAAGTGCTTCAAGAAAGAAGCACCAAATACTACTAGCTGTAGTAAAGTTGCAAAGGTGGTGGAGAGGTAAATTGCTTCatgaaaaaagaacaaaagtagCAGTTGTCATCCAATCGCATGTCCAAGGATGGATAGCCCGGAAAAGTGCTTCAAGAAAGAAGCACCTGATACTACTAGCAGTATTAAAGTTGCAAAGGTGGTGGAGAGGTAAATTGCTTCATAAACAGAGAACAAAAGCAGCAGTTGTCATCCAATCACATGTCCGAGGATGGATAGCCCGACAAAGTCCTTCAAGAAAGGAGCATCTGATACTGCTAGCAGTATTAAAGTTGCAAAGGTGGTGGAGAGGTAAATTACATCATAAACAGAGAACAAAATCAGCAGTTGTCATCCAATCGCATGTCCGAGGATGGATAGCCCGGCAAAGTGTTTCAAGAAACAAGCATCGAATTGTTGTGATCCAAGTAAGTTATTGATCTCTCTAACAGCACCTTGCTTTCTTAACATGCTTGAGGCAACTTCTGAAGTTCACATGTTATTAGCTGTTATTTTAGAATTCTCTTTTGCAAGAATGGTTCTTCTCGTTGTTTATTTCCTCTATGGCTGGCGAATTAGACTTTACTTCCAGCTTTTCTTGTCCATGTTTTGAAGATTAGCGAGGACTATTTCTCCttattctcttccatatttatCTCTTCTTGCACCGcagattgaaaaaaaattcgCTCATCATCTGAAAATACCCTATATTGTCTATGACCTTTGCATCCAATCATTTGTTTCTAGTCTTCCCTTTGTAGTTGATCACATCTTTCTAAGATACTTTTGCCTGATTGTGCACTTCTAGATCATCTGGAAACTCGATTTTGTCCATGGAGCACAGCTGAACGATAATGCCTGAAAATGTGTTTGTTAGTAGTTCTATTTAATATAGCAGAAATGGTCCAGAGCAAGTCAAATAAAAATCGTTAAAATATCTGGAATGCAGCTTTATGTGTATGTTTCAACGCATTTGTATCATCAGATAGAACTGGTGTAGTGAACTGAAGCAGGGTGAATTCAATAATTTTCTTGCAATTTTCCATCTACTCTGCATTCGCAAGCAAAGGTGAAGTTCTTATTATGATCTTATAGGTATTTCCTCTGTGAATGTAAGGGCTGCGAGGAAAGCAATTAAGAAATTGGGGAATGTATGAAGGCgagaaaaatgagaaagaagAGAACGTAGGTGAGAAAGAAAAGGACTCTTGTCTGAAGAAATAGGGTGGGTGTAGTATTAAACCATATAGAGAAGGACGGTCATGTAGTaccattaaataaaatatattgcTCATATATGCTTAGGCAGTTCTTTGATTTAATAACTAAGTTACTTATGGAAACATATGTACTAGTTATGCTATCTCAACTATATATGTCTGTTTTCACCGTCTCAGCTATATATGTCCATGTCGCTTTGTTTTCTAGCCATATTGACTGAAGCGTAGTGTTACATGATTGAGCTTGTACTGGACTACTGGTTTGCCTATAACGTAGGGGTCTGCTAGAGATCTTCTTGGATAATTTTCTTGTTTATATTCCAACTTATGTGGACTTGAAGCAGCAGTATCTGCAATTCTTTTTgaactttcttcttttatgCTCTATTTTTCACTATGCAGGCATACATGAAAGGTTACCTTGCAAGAAAAGATTTAAGAGGGCAGCTTCTTGATTTGCGTCTGAGAGTACAAAAATCTGCTGCAAACGTTGATGATGGTATGCGCATAATAAACAGACTTGTTGAAGCACTGTCAGAACTTCTGAATATGAGAAGTGTCAGCGACATTCTTCATATCTGTGCAACTCTGAGTAAGTTTTTTGTGCATTTGGCACGGATATCTTTGATCATCTCTTGTTTTCAATGTCCATTTACTTATCAATGTTGGCTTTATATATCATATTTCGTTGCTCTTAACTGAGTTGTGCAGTCTTGCCTGTCGGTATTGTCCTTTTATTTGCTGTGCAGCTCTCTTCCATAGAAACTGGACTTTAATTTGACAATAAATGTCTAGAACGGTGCATGTTTAGAAGCTCGTAAGTTTGCGTTCAGTCAAGATAGTTCACTTATGGGATCACAAAGCAataatttcctcttttttcctACAATAGATATGGCAACACAACATTCACAAAAATGTTGTGAAGAACTTGTCGCTGCGGGTGCTGTTGGTACATTGTTTAAGCTGATCCGCTCTCTCAGCCGGAGCATACCTGATCAAGAAGTTCTTAAACCTGCTCTCTCCACTCTTAGAAACCTTTCCCGATATCCACACTTGATTGATGTACTAATTGAAAGCTGTGGATCACTGGAAACAATCGTGTCAGAGTTTTTAAGGTTTGCTATTGAATTATTGAGCATTAAAATAAAGCTGCCAATGTATTTCAGATAATATAAGCTTTATATGTTTCTGCTTTGTGAATGCCTGTtcagaaacaaagaagaaggataTTTCATTGCTTCCGACCTTTTGAAGAAGATATTCACAAAGAAAAAAGGTGTTGAAGCTGTGCGCAAGTCGCCTGCTCTTTTGAAGAGACTACACAATCATGTGGAAGAGCTTTCAAGGAAAGCAAAAGCTGACAAGAGGTCTGCTCTTTAGTATACCAACCCCAGTTGCTTAATCTTCTTTCTCCATAAATTATACTATAGTATGCTAGAGACACTGTCTAATTTGAACATAATTTATGCAGGACTAAACCTCATGCAGTGAAAGAGCTGGCGCTGGTGGATAAAAGATTGAGAGAAGCTGTTGGGATATTGGAATTGATTAAAGTTCCCATGGGAAATCCAACTAGACGACTCTCTATGAAGGTGTAAGAATTTTCTTACTAGTTAAATAGGATTCCTTAGTACTTGATATTGTTATACATGCAGTTTGTACATCAAGTTTAGCAAGAAGAAACCCTCCTTGCAGTTCAATTTATGAATAGTGAAGACAGCTTCACTTTATCTTAACTTCCCATTATCTAACACAATCATTCATCTGACTCGTAGTTAGTCCATTAGGGCCTCTAGGTGATTGTCTGAGAGTAGCTTTTAGTATTAGGATTGTTGTGTCTAGACAGATTAGTAGTACATTATTTTTCCAGTAACTAGTTCCACTTATTTTGAATAGATACGTTATCTTTTAGAGATAGTgtcaattattttcttttttttgctgaaaaaatgTGTCAATTATTTTCACACTATCACTCTGGAGATATTAACCTCAATTAATGTTGTAGAcaggattttttttattatcgaCTCTGAATCCACTACATTGATTAGTTGCCTTGTGAGTCGCATTAAATTTGGATAAGATATTTTTGATTGCATTGATCACactcgggggggggggagggtgtgtggcaaaaaaaaatattgtttttcAAGTTAGTAAAAAGGCCTTTTGCTGATAATCATGCAAGTTGTGATTTTTAAATCATTTGGCAGGGGCAAGTTGCAATTCATTAAACTAGTTGGTTAAAGTAGAGACAAAGTAAAAGGGAGTGAAGGGCCCACCATGTGGCTTCCGTCCCGACCTTTATATTTTTCGAAGTGCATCAAGGAGATTCAGATTCCAGCGCCCAAAAATAAATATGGAACACATTTACCCGGTTTACGCCAAATCAATGAAACTTACCGTGGTTAAGTGTTATAATGAAGTGAATATAttcattaattaatcatgattaagtgatagttatatatattcaaatacatATCACACTCGGGTGTGTGCATCTAGCCTTTTGCTGATAATCATGCAAGTTGTGATTTTAAAATCATTTGGCCTTAAGTTTTTACCAATATCCACCACTTAAACTGTTAaattctttcctcttttttcagTGTTCCGTCTGTTTTATTTAAGTGAAAGGTTAATTGAGAAtaatccaaaaaaagaaaaaatattaaactaGTTACAAACACCCTCCGAATcaataaaaaaagttaaattctttcctcttttttcaaTGTTCCGTCTGTTTTATTTAAGTGAAAGGTTAATTGAGAAtaatccaaaaaagaaaaatattaaactaACTTCGAAtcaaaaaataggtaatttgactaaactatccctaatta from Lycium ferocissimum isolate CSIRO_LF1 chromosome 2, AGI_CSIRO_Lferr_CH_V1, whole genome shotgun sequence includes:
- the LOC132046322 gene encoding uncharacterized protein LOC132046322 isoform X2, giving the protein MEPKKPSQPSCSSSSFQNLPFSSSSSLLKDISNSNFKTPKNHSRKANFISSSPSPYRQPEFFTASKTTPLSSVSRRRGGSIIKPSAVKSSAARRLKAFELEQSKSARKALNDKERSLKSLAKSLTVWLNFLFENPSYCGCEVSNRSSCVKRNGKRESGVGHSVGVEVMWRGPKRQRQFSSNSEDEETIAFSGSMFSGLKGSLMEICSFDDLKERMSAYLSLGSCKEVFVTMTQVTKTIDEGRLKMRAHCPMVTDVGMKEKALRILMCYNPTWLRIGLYILLGGDTLLPNGDVNSEQEIAFLKMVLEKQFFSHVGLAKTYAYNKLVEGLYRPGYYEKLGNIVLKRFLLLVLILDRVKTQSSLPLKYGIDGLDGGSPLLFSLQSDVKSSHQLINKFLSSDVMHGEGNLLTHLVIVGYKVTYQQNPLLEYQFGVADLFEDLEDGIRLCRVIQLLRHDPSILSKMVVPSDTRKKSLANCGTVLQFLKEAGVPLCDQDGTIIMAEDIVDGDKELTISLLWNMFVHLQLPLLMNKELLSKEIFKIRGVVEQNSNGCTHLDLLLNWIQAICGSYDLKVEIFSSLVDGKAMWCLLDYYFRKDHRCSCSYQALSETKEEVSIVSPVDYTDAVHNFILSQKLPLLLGKFPEVLQVSDILETNGACNGQSVIILLVFLSFQLLVKRNKDQLNFHKLLGFNCQSPERRRLSTDQWFMHPEAAVDKEQTHWKDGADAARNFKAVMAWWQEMAQQNNKCTSKESSSSPKQSFIFRRSNDTHKENAAKVIQSHFRQSVQRRKYLRMKNAVCILQAAIQAWLRLKKEPSIQFFGSRAYLESLCGIRSRSENLEKHAAFVTDRHAFLKLRRSVIIIQRAARDCISRKHVTGNALPQDLSTPTFIDAAIVIQKCIRGWIARSSLVNTQQSPEVPKECEDYIQHINAEVTVQHASKEYKLSSSVPSQHLAATKIQSHYRGWLMRKNFVYQKQAAIKIQSIFRSARCLREFHSYKQETLSVITIQAYIRKWMAKRDFYRHKSQIILIQSHCRGWLTRKKLLIEKEAAIRIQTVVRSLKYRKTFLRQKHATLEIQRFARGATTRKRLLGASCYRNVSKLGYQTLELKLLLQAVVKLQRWWRGKLLHEQRTKAAVVIQSHVLGWIARQSVSRNKERLLQAVIKLQRWWRGKLLHEQRTKAAVVIQSHVQGWIARKSASRKKHQILLAVVKLQRWWRGKLLHEKRTKVAVVIQSHVQGWIARKSASRKKHLILLAVLKLQRWWRGKLLHKQRTKAAVVIQSHVRGWIARQSPSRKEHLILLAVLKLQRWWRGKLHHKQRTKSAVVIQSHVRGWIARQSVSRNKHRIVVIQAYMKGYLARKDLRGQLLDLRLRVQKSAANVDDGMRIINRLVEALSELLNMRSVSDILHICATLNMATQHSQKCCEELVAAGAVGTLFKLIRSLSRSIPDQEVLKPALSTLRNLSRYPHLIDVLIESCGSLETIVSEFLRNKEEGYFIASDLLKKIFTKKKGVEAVRKSPALLKRLHNHVEELSRKAKADKRTKPHAVKELALVDKRLREAVGILELIKVPMGNPTRRLSMKV
- the LOC132046322 gene encoding uncharacterized protein LOC132046322 isoform X1, which encodes MEPKKPSQPSCSSSSFQNLPFSSSSSLLKDISNSNFKTPKNHSRKANFISSSPSPYRQPEFFTASKTTPLSSVSRRRGGSIIKPSAVKSSAARRLKAFELEQSKSARKALNDKERSLKSLAKSLTVWLNFLFENPSYCGCEVSNRSSCVKRNGKRESGVGHSVGVEVMWRGPKRQRQFSSNSEDEETIAFSGSMFSGLKGSLMEICSFDDLKERMSAYLSLGSCKEVFVTMTQVTKTIDEGRLKMRAHCPMVTDVGMKEKALRILMCYNPTWLRIGLYILLGGDTLLPNGDVNSEQEIAFLKMVLEKQFFSHVGLAKTYAYNKLVEGLYRPGYYEKLGNIVLKRFLLLVLILDRVKTQSSLPLKYGIDGLDGGSPLLFSLQSDVKSSHQLINKFLSSDVMHGEGNLLTHLVIVGYKVTYQQNPLLEYQFGVADLFEDLEDGIRLCRVIQLLRHDPSILSKMVVPSDTRKKSLANCGTVLQFLKEAGVPLCDQDGTIIMAEDIVDGDKELTISLLWNMFVHLQLPLLMNKELLSKEIFKIRGVVEQNSNGCTHLDLLLNWIQAICGSYDLKVEIFSSLVDGKAMWCLLDYYFRKDHRCSCSYQALSETKEEVSIVSPVDYTDAVHNFILSQKLPLLLGKFPEVLQVSDILETNGACNGQSVIILLVFLSFQLLVKRNKDQLNFHKLLGFNCQSPERRRLSTDQWFMHPEAAVDKEQTHWKDGADAARNFKAVMAWWQEMAQQNNKCTSKESSSSPKQSFIFRRSNDTHKENAAKVIQSHFRQSVQRRKYLRMKNAVCILQAAIQAWLRLKKEPSIQFFGSRAYLESLCGTGIRSRSENLEKHAAFVTDRHAFLKLRRSVIIIQRAARDCISRKHVTGNALPQDLSTPTFIDAAIVIQKCIRGWIARSSLVNTQQSPEVPKECEDYIQHINAEVTVQHASKEYKLSSSVPSQHLAATKIQSHYRGWLMRKNFVYQKQAAIKIQSIFRSARCLREFHSYKQETLSVITIQAYIRKWMAKRDFYRHKSQIILIQSHCRGWLTRKKLLIEKEAAIRIQTVVRSLKYRKTFLRQKHATLEIQRFARGATTRKRLLGASCYRNVSKLGYQTLELKLLLQAVVKLQRWWRGKLLHEQRTKAAVVIQSHVLGWIARQSVSRNKERLLQAVIKLQRWWRGKLLHEQRTKAAVVIQSHVQGWIARKSASRKKHQILLAVVKLQRWWRGKLLHEKRTKVAVVIQSHVQGWIARKSASRKKHLILLAVLKLQRWWRGKLLHKQRTKAAVVIQSHVRGWIARQSPSRKEHLILLAVLKLQRWWRGKLHHKQRTKSAVVIQSHVRGWIARQSVSRNKHRIVVIQAYMKGYLARKDLRGQLLDLRLRVQKSAANVDDGMRIINRLVEALSELLNMRSVSDILHICATLNMATQHSQKCCEELVAAGAVGTLFKLIRSLSRSIPDQEVLKPALSTLRNLSRYPHLIDVLIESCGSLETIVSEFLRNKEEGYFIASDLLKKIFTKKKGVEAVRKSPALLKRLHNHVEELSRKAKADKRTKPHAVKELALVDKRLREAVGILELIKVPMGNPTRRLSMKV
- the LOC132046322 gene encoding uncharacterized protein LOC132046322 isoform X3; translation: MEPKKPSQPSCSSSSFQNLPFSSSSSLLKDISNSNFKTPKNHSRKANFISSSPSPYRQPEFFTASKTTPLSSVSRRRGGSIIKPSAVKSSAARRLKAFELEQSKSARKALNDKERSLKSLAKSLTVWLNFLFENPSYCGCEVSNRSSCVKRNGKRESGVGHSVGVEVMWRGPKRQRQFSSNSEDEETIAFSGSMFSGLKGSLMEICSFDDLKERMSAYLSLGSCKEVFVTMTQVTKTIDEGRLKMRAHCPMVTDVGMKEKALRILMCYNPTWLRIGLYILLGGDTLLPNGDVNSEQEIAFLKMVLEKQFFSHVGLAKTYAYNKLVEGLYRPGYYEKLGNIVLKRFLLLVLILDRVKTQSSLPLKYGIDGLDGGSPLLFSLQSDVKSSHQLINKFLSSDVMHGEGNLLTHLVIVGYKVTYQQNPLLEYQFGVADLFEDLEDGIRLCRVIQLLRHDPSILSKMVVPSDTRKKSLANCGTVLQFLKEAGVPLCDQDGTIIMAEDIVDGDKELTISLLWNMFVHLQLPLLMNKELLSKEIFKIRGVVEQNSNGCTHLDLLLNWIQAICGSYDLKVEIFSSLVDGKAMWCLLDYYFRKDHRCSCSYQALSETKEEVSIVSPVDYTDAVHNFILSQKLPLLLGKFPEVLQVSDILETNGACNGQSVIILLVFLSFQLLVKRNKDQLNFHKLLGFNCQSPERRRLSTDQWFMHPEAAVDKEQTHWKDGADAARNFKAVMAWWQEMAQQNNKCTSKESSSSPKQSFIFRRSNDTHKENAAKVIQSHFRQSVQRRKYLRMKNAVCILQAAIQAWLRLKKEPSIQFFGSRAYLESLCGTGIRSRSENLEKHAAFVTDRHAFLKLRRSVIIIQRAARDCISRKHVTGNALPQDLSTPTFIDAAIVIQKCIRGWIARSSLVNTQQSPEVPKECEDYIQHINAEVTATKIQSHYRGWLMRKNFVYQKQAAIKIQSIFRSARCLREFHSYKQETLSVITIQAYIRKWMAKRDFYRHKSQIILIQSHCRGWLTRKKLLIEKEAAIRIQTVVRSLKYRKTFLRQKHATLEIQRFARGATTRKRLLGASCYRNVSKLGYQTLELKLLLQAVVKLQRWWRGKLLHEQRTKAAVVIQSHVLGWIARQSVSRNKERLLQAVIKLQRWWRGKLLHEQRTKAAVVIQSHVQGWIARKSASRKKHQILLAVVKLQRWWRGKLLHEKRTKVAVVIQSHVQGWIARKSASRKKHLILLAVLKLQRWWRGKLLHKQRTKAAVVIQSHVRGWIARQSPSRKEHLILLAVLKLQRWWRGKLHHKQRTKSAVVIQSHVRGWIARQSVSRNKHRIVVIQAYMKGYLARKDLRGQLLDLRLRVQKSAANVDDGMRIINRLVEALSELLNMRSVSDILHICATLNMATQHSQKCCEELVAAGAVGTLFKLIRSLSRSIPDQEVLKPALSTLRNLSRYPHLIDVLIESCGSLETIVSEFLRNKEEGYFIASDLLKKIFTKKKGVEAVRKSPALLKRLHNHVEELSRKAKADKRTKPHAVKELALVDKRLREAVGILELIKVPMGNPTRRLSMKV